The Pseudomonadota bacterium sequence CTTGCCCACCCGAAAACGCAGCTCTCGAATCGGAATCCGGGGCGCATGCGCCTTCAACGATGCCATGAGCTGATCGTGCAGATACTGCAATTGATCGGCCCATACGGTGGTGCGTGTGTGCACGGTGAGCACCCCGTCGGCGAAACGCGCCGGCCTCGCGTTTCTGCCCACGCGAGCCGGAACCGCTCGATACCACCAGGCGAACGCGGTGATGATCACGCCGTCTTCGGGGCCACGCCTTGGACAGATCCGGTGGACGAGTCGCGACAGGTCTGTCA is a genomic window containing:
- a CDS encoding DUF721 domain-containing protein — encoded protein: MQVPHRARRRGSLTDLSRLVHRICPRRGPEDGVIITAFAWWYRAVPARVGRNARPARFADGVLTVHTRTTVWADQLQYLHDQLMASLKAHAPRIPIRELRFRVGKLPPYLGPAEPPLSVDRSLTQLPDTIARALARISDDSLREAIGRAAAASLEAQASTPCRDTGTLCREFDPGFSADPRRG